The Glycine soja cultivar W05 chromosome 4, ASM419377v2, whole genome shotgun sequence genomic sequence atatataaacatatatttcatgaaaaaatagacatataatttagttacaacttaatatattttgttgcattaaacaaattttaataaaattaaaaaaaaaatatgtattacaTCTTCCATTATCGGTTCAGATTAAATCTTGtagttttacttttattaatataataacttTTCATTTTGACTATTATTTCTACATGTTTGTTTGGTTTAATTGGGAAaggagaggaaaagaaaaaaaaagacacatttttaaatttaatagttaaaatatatttttgatcctttattttattgtaaagaaTCATTTtgcttctttattttaaaaaaaatacattttggcCTTTTAACTTATTGGGAGTTTGCCTAAAAAACTTATTGGCCATTAAAACTTGCTGCAAAGTGTATTTTATAATTGCCCCGAATATAGAACACTAATGGTATTACTTTCATGTTGGTGGAAGGACAAccataacttaaatttaaaagttaaaaaattgaaatgcagTGGTGGAGGGGAACATGGATGTCCCCCAAGTTTTTTCCaaagtaaatttaatataatataaaaaaattatgaacctccaaaaatttataaaaaaaattattgaagaatatatatgaaaattatctTATTAAGTGACACTTAAGGAGAAAAATGTAGGtataatagataatttaatttgatagaaatagtatgataaagaaaaattatagataTTAATGAAGTATTTGTAACATTAAAGTGTCAGGTacaattattcaaaattattttatgcatctaatttatttcttttttcttatacgacctctaataatatataaaagaaatcaataactaatatatcaaaactaataaaaatgttgaagttagttaattttaattaaaaatatcatgaatttaatttttattctaaaaatgcCAATATAATTCAATTGTTTAAGTAgtagttatatatttaataacattaatgaatatttttttcgtATGAAATTGActtaaattgttaataattaatgaaatgatTGATTGCCTCATTAGTAAACTTcgcaataaattatatatatatatatatatatatatatatatatatatatatatatatattttgttaatttcttatataaatgtataactaatatatttaaatacgaGTCTGTGTTTTTATAATTGCAAGAAAAATATAtctatttgtttcttatatttatataaatgatcaaattagctagataataatatttttgtactcgatatagttatatattttttctttataaaaaaattagatatatatcatacattagatcttaatttttttatatttttatacatgcaaaaaaaattttCTTGGTCCCCTTGAAGCAAATTCCTAGCTCCGTGGGCAAAATgagttttttaagaaaataaaggacCAAACACAGATTTTCACAATTAAACAAAAGACTAAAAAGTGCattttaatgtattattattattattattattattattattattattattattattattattattattattattgatgagTTAATTGCTCAAATATATAAGTGTGTGGGATAGCTTTTGGTAGCGCTTACAGAAAACATCATGAATGATTCATAGATGAGAACATAGACATTTTCGTAAAGTCTAAATATATATGCATGCTTGATAACTTTCGTCCAATATtaacacatatataataatgtttgttatcataaaaattGTGAGAAAGCTTGAGTGATTAAACGTTTCCTTGTCTTTGGTTTCAACTTAAAGATAACGAGGCCAATGTGTGTCTTCCCTCATGAGAGTGGAGCATAAATCGGAAATACAAGCCAAACGAAATAGTTCAGATTCTTCTCCCAATTCGTGATCTATTGGAtggtgaattaaaaaaaatcaaagttattGGATTtggattcaatttttttctttaaaactgaTCTAATTCAACCTCTGGACCTCTATACTCATAATGTATATATGTTAGTGTGACCTAAAATAGTGTAAAGGAAATGAATGAATTATAAGGCCAACTAAAGTGGGAGTTGCTCTCTCACTTTGTACAAATTACATGTAAAAATAGCCTTCTAATATGGCCACAAGAAATGATGAACTGCATCCAATATCGTACAATAGTCGTTAGTGGAGGAGAAGTTCCAATATAACATGTGGGTCTGGTTAAGATTTAGGCATTCAAATTGTTCAACTTAAAAGGAATGGTTGTTTAAGAGATGGATGAATAAACGCCTTGATTGATATTTGTATGGATAGGAGGTTCATTAGGAATTTTGGAGAGCATACGTTTGACAACTCGGGAGAGTCAAGGAGCTTTAGTTTATGAACATGGTTATTGTTGAAGCTGAAATCAGTGATTAGAGATACGATAACTATCACATTGATTGGACTACGGACTTTACTGGGAATGTGAAGACTAGAACAATAAGAAGGCAGAGACGATAATAGTATGTAGATTCAATGAAGACATTGGTTTCTGTATTTTAAGCTTAACGATGGTATAAATTGATTCTACTGCATGtggtaaaaaatgatataacagTAGCCATGCGGGAAAAAAATCACAGGTTGAACTCAAAACTGAAGGGGagaaaaaaacaatgaatttCACATATACATTAGGCCGTGATGAAATTAACAATAATCAGATGATCATCTAAAGCATGTGCCATGCAATGCTTATGAGGGGAAAACAtcaagtaaataataataaaatcaatttgatttcttGTTTAATTAGGTGAAAGACACAATAATACAACTTCTAACTTTAATcacattcaatttttaaatctaaCTGCATCTAATCAAGTACAGATCCTTGACAACTTAATAATTCAGTAATTAAGCTGCTGAGTCAACCACTCTCTCTCATCACAACACACAGATCGTGTAAGCAAAATACCCATGGACAAAACAAAGAAGTAGAGACAACAATGCATGATAATTTACCGCTTCAAGCAAATATTCAATACCTAGAGTAGAACTCAAATAgatattttcaaaagaaaaagtttGACAACACAAAATTGTAAAATCCCAGCTAATCAAAAGGATCTCCAAACCAAAAACCTAACATAAATGTTTTCATCCTCTACCCTCTACTCTTCTCTGATATTGCTCCCTTCGCTCGCTGACATAAATACCATACCATCAAAGAACTCCCTGATATCCTTATTTTTAAGCTgtagaaaacaaataaataaacaattaattaaagctAAACCAATTGCAGGATTGGGAAAAGTTTGGGTGGTGACATGTGCATAGAGAAAGAGTATATATACCTGATTAATGAGAGCCCAAGACCTAGAAACAAGCTCATTGTGGTTTCCATCCAAAACCAACTCATCCTTCACTTTTTCAGATCGAACGGAAACGCCCTCGAGGAACTTCTTCCTGATATCCTTAGCTTTAAGATGGCATCTCTgtagaaaacaaacaaataaacaattaattaaagctaaaccaatagcaAAATTGGGAAAAGTTTGGGTGGTGACATGTGcatagagaaagagagagtatACCTGATTACACAAAACTAGAAACAAAGATATCATGAAGTTCCTTGAGAGAAAAGGTAAAGGATGAATTGGTTTTGAATGGAAACACAAAACTCTAGTTAGATAGTTCCAGGTTCCTATGTTAATTGGGCTATAGGACCAATGCTTACACTTAGGTTGTTAAccctttattttgaaattaaaataaaaaaagaaaatctaaaatgTTAATTGGGTGCCCATTTGTTTAATATGGAAAAGTTggaatctttttatttttacttttaagtttttttacacagaagtttttacttttaagttattcatcagtatttttttgttggtgGACAGGAGATTGTAAAAATTTAACATTCATCCTtatccttaaaaataaaattcaacaagaaCCATTTTTTGTGtctaaatttctttttcttagctTTTGTtgcaatgttattttttattattaatattttcttgtcaaatattttgtaattcatatttcaaaacacacattaaaaaaaatcacatagaTGCAAAAATATATGGTCATTTTAGTCCAATAACTAGTATAACACTTACatgttatatgaaaaaaattaaattataaaaataaaaatgtactaaattatgtataattattttaaaagtaataaaaattgttacaaaatatattcaaggaaatatataatataaacataatttttattattttttcctatcaTTATTATAAGgtccaattaattaatttaccaGGATTtagaaaaaattgttaatttatttgacactattaaatttatcttaaattattattttttaaataacccatgaacaaaactaataaatattaatgaaatatgTGTCTCTCACGTCATTCTATGACTGATTTTATtggaatatttttttgtgataaaAGAACTGATGGAGagaacattttaaatttaactttatAAAACAGATCAAATCACA encodes the following:
- the LOC114408232 gene encoding 60S ribosomal protein L9-like, which encodes MISLFLVLCNQRCHLKAKDIRKKFLEGVSVRSEKVKDELVLDGNHNELVSRSWALINQLKNKDIREFFDGMVFMSASEGSNIREE